The following are encoded together in the Fibrobacter sp. UWB10 genome:
- a CDS encoding TIGR02147 family protein: MKSVIEYEDYRLFMNDYYEWKKRTSAFSWREFTKKGGFTSPNYMKLVCEGKSGLSKTGIERAADAMDLIGAEREYFRQLVKFGQSKRDADKKAAYSEMKEIASAHKVRVLEGESVSFYESWKYPVLRELAPMMPGAKPFDIAKACGNAFSAEEIRNALAFLTRAKFLKKTANDTYEQVERSLQMSVAAMPTLVREMHKEMADFAKDAIEKYPVEERNFTGITMGIDDEDYAEILKELEACRKRIISIATAKKGGNRVYRLNMQLFPLTDKVQNIKTSQKK; the protein is encoded by the coding sequence ATGAAATCTGTAATTGAATACGAAGACTATCGTTTATTCATGAACGATTACTACGAATGGAAAAAGCGGACCTCCGCTTTTTCGTGGAGAGAATTTACCAAGAAAGGTGGGTTCACCTCCCCCAATTACATGAAGCTCGTTTGCGAAGGCAAGAGCGGATTGTCTAAAACGGGAATCGAACGCGCCGCCGACGCCATGGACCTCATTGGCGCCGAACGCGAGTACTTTAGGCAACTCGTCAAATTCGGACAATCCAAGAGAGACGCCGACAAAAAGGCAGCTTACTCCGAAATGAAAGAAATCGCCAGCGCCCACAAAGTCCGCGTTCTTGAAGGCGAATCAGTTTCCTTTTATGAATCGTGGAAGTACCCCGTGCTGCGTGAGCTAGCACCCATGATGCCGGGTGCCAAGCCGTTCGATATCGCCAAAGCGTGCGGCAACGCATTTTCTGCCGAAGAAATCCGCAACGCACTTGCATTTTTAACTCGCGCAAAATTTCTGAAAAAGACGGCTAATGACACCTACGAACAAGTAGAGCGATCGCTCCAGATGTCAGTTGCCGCCATGCCAACACTCGTTCGTGAAATGCACAAGGAAATGGCGGACTTCGCCAAAGACGCCATTGAGAAATACCCTGTAGAAGAACGAAACTTCACCGGCATTACCATGGGCATCGATGATGAAGACTATGCCGAAATTTTAAAAGAACTCGAAGCGTGTCGCAAGAGAATCATCTCTATCGCAACCGCCAAGAAAGGCGGCAACCGCGTGTATCGATTGAACATGCAGCTATTTCCGCTTACAGACAAAGTTCAAAACATTAAAACATCTCAAAAAAAATAG
- the rplT gene encoding 50S ribosomal protein L20, with amino-acid sequence MPRAKTRVPSRERRKNILKAAKGFYGRRKSNLRLAIDAVAHAGQYAYAHRRDKKGDFRSLWITRLNAAVREYGISYSQFIYKLSKANIQMNRKVLADMAVADPAAFAKVVETVKAA; translated from the coding sequence ATGCCACGCGCTAAAACCAGAGTTCCTTCCCGCGAACGCCGCAAAAACATCCTCAAGGCCGCTAAGGGTTTCTATGGCCGTCGCAAGTCGAACCTTCGCCTTGCTATTGACGCCGTTGCCCACGCCGGTCAGTATGCCTACGCTCACCGCCGTGACAAGAAGGGTGACTTCCGCTCTCTGTGGATCACTCGCTTGAACGCAGCTGTCCGCGAATATGGCATCAGCTACAGCCAGTTCATTTACAAGCTTTCCAAGGCCAACATCCAGATGAACCGCAAGGTTCTCGCCGATATGGCCGTCGCCGATCCGGCAGCTTTTGCTAAGGTCGTTGAAACTGTGAAGGCTGCTTAA
- the rpmI gene encoding 50S ribosomal protein L35: MPKMKTHSGAKKRFRLTGSGHVKFKRAGMRHILAKMSTKRKRNLRKGALVKKVDVYHVKRLLVVA; this comes from the coding sequence ATGCCTAAGATGAAAACACACAGCGGTGCTAAGAAGCGCTTCCGCCTGACTGGCTCCGGCCACGTCAAGTTCAAGCGTGCTGGCATGCGCCACATTCTTGCCAAGATGTCCACGAAGCGTAAGCGTAACCTGCGTAAGGGCGCTCTCGTTAAGAAAGTCGATGTTTACCATGTCAAGCGTCTGCTTGTCGTTGCATAA
- the infC gene encoding translation initiation factor IF-3, with product MALQNPRDRRMPNRQSDGTRINEDIRISPIRLVKDDGEAVIMDTKQALQMAKDAGLDLVEVSPNAKPPVCRIINYGKYKFEQIKKAKAAKAKQHVVKLKEIKMHPKTAENDYLYRIKQAAEFLQDGMKVKLIMQFRGREMAHMDYGKRLMERAKEDLLQYGDLEMDSRVEGNTMLSIYGPKRGAGTAKKQAPAPKPVTEPMAAGEAST from the coding sequence TTGGCGTTACAAAACCCCCGCGACCGTCGCATGCCGAACAGACAGAGTGATGGAACCCGCATTAACGAAGACATTCGCATTTCCCCGATCCGTCTTGTCAAGGACGATGGCGAGGCCGTCATCATGGATACCAAACAGGCTCTCCAGATGGCCAAGGACGCCGGACTGGACCTGGTGGAAGTGTCTCCCAATGCTAAGCCGCCTGTATGCCGTATCATCAACTACGGCAAGTACAAGTTTGAACAGATCAAGAAGGCCAAGGCCGCAAAGGCCAAGCAGCACGTGGTGAAGCTTAAAGAAATCAAGATGCACCCGAAGACTGCCGAGAACGACTACCTGTACAGGATCAAGCAGGCCGCCGAGTTCTTGCAGGATGGCATGAAGGTCAAGCTTATTATGCAGTTCCGTGGGCGCGAAATGGCGCACATGGACTACGGCAAACGCCTGATGGAGCGCGCTAAAGAAGACTTGCTCCAGTACGGCGACTTGGAAATGGATTCGCGAGTCGAAGGCAACACAATGCTCTCGATTTACGGTCCGAAACGCGGTGCAGGCACTGCCAAGAAGCAGGCCCCGGCACCAAAGCCCGTAACCGAGCCCATGGCAGCAGGTGAGGCTTCAACTTAA